Proteins encoded within one genomic window of Parolsenella massiliensis:
- a CDS encoding threonine/serine exporter ThrE family protein, which translates to MRASRRDDADEDLAQEREEILESINFFDEADDDDEDDLPGRRVPETLDSFNLVEDEDEPDAGREVVPPAPEAHPLVHHHGVRTNALHMKTVWRDVVTAGDSPAYKAPLPDKSTIICRTGMLMLASGTGAWRVRDTMNRVASALGVTIHVDLSLLSFECTCIEGHHIFNEVVSLPTTGVNTHRIWMMENFLREIETYGRSFTVHEYHEMLSVVEGTKPDYRPVQQGLAAGAACGAFVFLLGGGSVEMLGAFVGAGIGNFARSSMLSRKIGQFSALAVGVAVACVCYLLALLGLSHFDATALQHQEGYIGAMLFVIPGFPLITAGLDISKLDMRSGIERLTYAVAIIVVATLVGWMVAECVGLAPDDFAPLGLSSVQLTALRALMSFVGVFGFSIMFNSPVRMAAAAGCIGAVSNTLRLSLVDLNVLVPTLGLAGGVPPEAAAFIGAVVSGLLASVVELKLTFPRIALTVPSIVIMVPGLYLYRAMYYMCVFDTVNMLSWFVRAVLIVAFLPVGLGIARTLTDPRWRHTS; encoded by the coding sequence ATGCGAGCATCACGGCGAGACGATGCGGACGAGGACCTAGCGCAAGAGCGCGAGGAGATTCTCGAGAGCATCAACTTCTTTGACGAGGCGGACGACGATGACGAGGACGACCTGCCTGGCAGGCGCGTCCCCGAGACGCTCGACAGCTTCAACCTCGTGGAAGACGAGGACGAGCCCGATGCCGGCAGGGAGGTGGTGCCACCCGCGCCCGAGGCCCATCCGCTCGTTCACCATCATGGCGTCCGTACGAACGCCCTGCACATGAAGACCGTGTGGCGCGACGTGGTGACGGCGGGAGACTCGCCGGCCTACAAGGCGCCCCTGCCCGACAAGTCGACGATCATCTGCCGCACCGGCATGCTGATGCTCGCAAGTGGGACGGGTGCCTGGCGCGTGCGCGACACGATGAACCGCGTGGCGAGCGCCCTTGGCGTCACCATCCATGTGGACCTCAGCCTGCTGTCGTTCGAGTGCACGTGCATCGAGGGGCACCACATCTTCAACGAGGTCGTGAGCCTGCCCACGACCGGCGTGAATACCCATCGAATCTGGATGATGGAGAACTTCCTGCGTGAGATCGAGACGTACGGGCGCTCCTTCACCGTGCACGAGTACCACGAGATGCTCTCCGTCGTGGAGGGTACGAAGCCCGACTATCGACCGGTCCAGCAGGGCCTTGCCGCGGGTGCCGCCTGTGGGGCCTTCGTGTTCTTGCTCGGGGGAGGTTCGGTCGAGATGCTTGGCGCCTTCGTGGGCGCCGGCATCGGCAACTTCGCGCGGTCGAGCATGCTGTCGCGAAAAATCGGGCAGTTCAGCGCGCTTGCGGTGGGCGTGGCCGTTGCCTGCGTCTGCTACCTGCTTGCGCTTCTCGGCCTCAGCCACTTTGACGCGACTGCCCTGCAGCACCAGGAGGGCTACATTGGGGCCATGCTCTTTGTGATTCCGGGGTTCCCGCTCATCACGGCGGGTCTCGACATCTCCAAGCTCGACATGCGCAGCGGCATCGAGCGGCTCACCTATGCCGTGGCCATCATCGTGGTGGCGACGCTCGTGGGTTGGATGGTCGCCGAGTGCGTGGGGCTGGCGCCAGACGACTTTGCCCCGCTTGGCCTCTCTAGCGTGCAACTGACGGCCCTGAGGGCGCTCATGAGCTTCGTTGGGGTGTTTGGCTTCTCGATCATGTTCAACAGCCCGGTTCGCATGGCGGCCGCGGCGGGATGCATCGGCGCCGTGTCGAACACGCTGCGCCTGTCGCTCGTCGACCTCAACGTGCTTGTGCCCACGCTGGGCCTTGCCGGTGGCGTCCCGCCCGAGGCGGCCGCCTTCATCGGCGCCGTGGTCTCGGGCCTTCTCGCAAGCGTCGTGGAGCTCAAGCTGACGTTTCCGCGCATCGCGCTCACGGTGCCGTCCATCGTCATCATGGTGCCTGGCCTGTACCTGTACCGCGCCATGTACTACATGTGCGTCTTCGACACGGTGAACATGCTGAGCTGGTTCGTGCGTGCCGTCCTCATCGTGGCGTTCCTGCCCGTGGGTCTGGGCATCGCCCGAACGCTCACCGACCCGCGCTGGCGCCACACGTCTTAG
- a CDS encoding ATP-dependent Clp protease ATP-binding subunit — MFDKFTDKARKVMSLAQDEARSLGQMYVGTEHLLLALIKEGEGIAAQALASLDITYDETVETVREVTERSSEPVPGGHIPFTPRAKRVLEGAYRETMSRGATYISTEHLLLGIVREGNGVAMETLARMGVSADAVRNAVDALIEKNSPADAAPQVQEVRIGPEGVSVGPARSAASADDGSMLEQYGRNLTVIAAEGKLDPVIGRDREVERVMQVLARRQKNNPLILGDPGVGKTAIVEGLAQLVAAGTVPDMLRGKQIWTLDVSALVAGSKYRGEFEDRLKKVIAEVEKDGNVILFIDEMHTIIGAGSAEGSIDAASILKPPLSRGEIQVIGATTAEEYRKHIEKDSALERRFQPVNINEPSVADTLEIIRGLEPAYEKHHHVRYTPEALKAAVTLSDRYIQDRFLPDKAIDVIDEAGARTRVHNMVLPPEISAVDEDLKHVRAEKRDMVSAQEFEQAARLRDREKELLAHRDELEDAWHERMEGNVVTVDENVIADVVSSITGVPVSNLSEAEASKLLRCESVLHERVIGQDEAVSAVARAIRRSRSPLKDPRRPGGSFVFLGPSGVGKTELAKSLAEFLFGSQDALITFDMSEFMEKFAVSKLVGAPPGYVGYDEGGELTKAVRRRPYSVVLFDEIEKAHPDVFNILLQILDEGRLTDGQGRKVDFSNTVIIMTSNVGAREIAKPGTMGFGASAGQLSDAEIKSRAMGELKKLFRPEFLNRVDEIVVFKSLTGEQIRGIVDLMVGELRNRLIGQGMSIELTDAAKDLLAKEGTDPVYGARPLRRAIQTLIEDPLAEQLLENGWGAGDIVLVDVGEDGKLAFSKGAGAIPERTEREHMDLPAATGTWAAPAGGGSSRTEGSSGTAAAGN, encoded by the coding sequence ATGTTCGACAAGTTCACCGACAAGGCGCGTAAGGTCATGAGCCTCGCGCAGGACGAGGCGCGCTCGCTGGGCCAGATGTACGTGGGCACCGAGCACCTGCTCCTTGCGCTCATCAAGGAGGGGGAGGGCATCGCCGCCCAGGCCCTCGCCAGCCTCGACATCACCTATGACGAGACGGTCGAGACGGTCCGGGAGGTCACGGAGCGCTCGAGCGAGCCCGTCCCCGGCGGCCACATCCCGTTCACGCCGCGCGCCAAGCGCGTGCTCGAGGGCGCCTATCGCGAGACGATGAGCCGCGGCGCCACCTACATCTCCACCGAGCACCTGCTGCTGGGCATCGTACGTGAGGGCAACGGCGTGGCCATGGAGACGCTCGCGCGCATGGGCGTCTCGGCAGATGCCGTCCGCAACGCCGTGGACGCGCTCATCGAGAAGAACTCGCCGGCAGACGCCGCCCCGCAGGTCCAGGAGGTGCGCATCGGGCCCGAGGGCGTGTCCGTTGGTCCCGCCCGCTCCGCCGCCTCCGCAGACGACGGCTCGATGCTCGAGCAGTACGGCCGCAACCTCACGGTCATTGCTGCCGAGGGCAAGCTCGACCCCGTCATTGGCCGCGACCGCGAGGTCGAGCGCGTCATGCAGGTGCTCGCGCGCCGCCAGAAGAACAACCCGCTCATCCTGGGAGACCCGGGCGTGGGCAAGACGGCCATCGTCGAGGGCCTCGCCCAGCTCGTGGCCGCCGGCACCGTGCCCGACATGCTGCGCGGCAAGCAGATCTGGACGCTTGACGTCTCCGCACTCGTCGCCGGCTCCAAGTACCGCGGCGAGTTCGAGGACCGCCTCAAGAAGGTCATCGCCGAGGTCGAGAAGGACGGCAACGTCATCCTATTCATCGACGAGATGCACACGATCATCGGCGCCGGCTCCGCCGAGGGCTCCATCGACGCCGCCAGCATCCTGAAGCCGCCCCTCTCGCGCGGAGAGATCCAGGTCATCGGCGCCACGACGGCCGAGGAGTACCGCAAGCACATCGAGAAGGACTCGGCGCTCGAGCGCCGCTTCCAGCCCGTGAACATCAATGAGCCGAGCGTCGCCGACACGCTCGAGATCATCCGTGGCCTCGAGCCTGCCTACGAGAAGCACCACCACGTCCGCTACACGCCCGAGGCCCTGAAGGCCGCCGTCACGCTGTCGGACCGCTACATCCAGGATCGCTTCCTGCCCGACAAGGCCATCGACGTCATCGACGAGGCCGGTGCGCGCACGCGCGTCCACAACATGGTGCTGCCGCCAGAGATCTCTGCGGTGGACGAGGACCTCAAGCACGTCCGCGCCGAGAAGCGCGACATGGTGAGCGCCCAGGAGTTCGAGCAGGCCGCCCGCCTGCGCGACCGCGAGAAGGAGCTTCTCGCCCATCGCGACGAGCTTGAGGACGCCTGGCACGAGCGTATGGAGGGCAACGTCGTCACCGTTGACGAGAACGTCATCGCAGACGTGGTCTCGTCTATCACCGGCGTGCCGGTCTCGAACCTCTCCGAGGCAGAGGCCTCGAAGCTCCTGCGCTGCGAGAGCGTGCTCCACGAGCGCGTCATTGGCCAGGACGAGGCCGTGAGCGCCGTGGCCCGCGCCATCCGCCGCAGCCGCTCGCCGCTCAAGGACCCGCGCCGCCCCGGCGGCTCGTTCGTGTTCCTCGGCCCCTCGGGTGTGGGCAAGACCGAGCTGGCCAAGTCGCTCGCCGAGTTCCTGTTTGGCTCCCAGGACGCCCTCATCACGTTCGACATGAGCGAGTTCATGGAGAAGTTCGCGGTGAGCAAGCTCGTGGGTGCCCCTCCGGGATACGTGGGCTACGACGAGGGCGGAGAGCTCACGAAGGCCGTGCGCCGCAGGCCCTACTCCGTCGTCCTGTTCGACGAGATCGAGAAGGCCCACCCCGACGTCTTCAACATCCTGCTGCAGATCCTGGACGAGGGTAGGCTCACGGACGGCCAGGGCCGCAAGGTGGACTTCTCCAACACCGTGATCATCATGACGAGCAACGTTGGTGCCCGAGAGATTGCAAAGCCCGGGACCATGGGCTTTGGCGCGAGCGCCGGGCAGCTTTCGGACGCAGAGATCAAGAGCCGTGCCATGGGCGAGCTCAAGAAGCTCTTCCGTCCGGAGTTCCTGAACCGTGTGGACGAGATCGTGGTCTTCAAGTCCCTCACGGGCGAGCAGATTCGCGGCATCGTCGACCTCATGGTGGGCGAGCTGCGCAACAGGCTCATTGGTCAGGGTATGTCCATCGAGCTCACGGACGCGGCGAAGGACCTGCTTGCCAAGGAGGGAACCGACCCGGTCTATGGCGCGCGCCCGCTGCGCCGTGCCATCCAGACGCTCATCGAGGACCCGCTTGCCGAGCAGCTGCTCGAGAATGGCTGGGGCGCCGGAGACATCGTGCTCGTGGACGTGGGCGAGGATGGCAAGCTCGCGTTCTCGAAGGGCGCAGGTGCCATTCCCGAGCGCACGGAGCGCGAGCACATGGACCTTCCCGCCGCCACGGGAACCTGGGCGGCTCCCGCGGGCGGTGGCTCTTCTCGCACTGAGGGCAGCTCCGGCACCGCTGCGGCTGGGAACTAG
- a CDS encoding peptidoglycan-binding protein, translated as MEPIREGMTGTAVEDVQERLASLGYEIADDERSASQFGASTANAVARFRLEHGLSLSTEVDVACWSSLVDESYQMGDRTLYLRLPNFHGNDVRCLQNALNVLGFSCGEVDGYYGPHTEGAVKMFQENVGMLADGIAFSDTFDALERLRHVWAGKPANGPHPQSGMGFARAALVLDDAHLALTAEDPISRNVAGRIWNIASATSEHTGLHLIESADAATPADDAVLVLATTPRPAVSNIVNVSIGEDDDLALRLRTALESSRSKPPVIRIELPAGSYDGSFTVNDSQMLAVSLIDALCSALA; from the coding sequence ATGGAACCCATACGTGAGGGCATGACGGGAACCGCCGTCGAAGACGTTCAGGAGCGCCTGGCCTCGCTTGGCTACGAGATCGCCGATGACGAGCGAAGCGCCTCGCAGTTTGGCGCCTCGACGGCCAACGCCGTTGCGCGCTTCCGCCTCGAGCATGGCCTGTCGCTCTCCACCGAGGTGGACGTGGCCTGCTGGTCGTCGCTCGTGGACGAGTCCTACCAGATGGGCGACCGCACGCTCTACCTGCGTCTCCCCAACTTCCATGGCAACGACGTCCGCTGCCTGCAGAACGCCCTGAACGTGCTGGGCTTCTCGTGCGGCGAGGTCGACGGCTACTATGGCCCGCACACCGAGGGCGCCGTCAAGATGTTCCAGGAGAACGTGGGCATGCTCGCCGATGGCATCGCCTTCTCCGACACGTTCGATGCCCTCGAGCGCCTGCGCCACGTATGGGCTGGCAAGCCCGCCAACGGCCCGCACCCGCAGAGCGGCATGGGCTTTGCCCGCGCGGCCCTCGTGCTCGACGACGCCCACCTCGCCCTGACGGCCGAGGACCCCATCTCGCGCAACGTCGCCGGCCGCATCTGGAACATCGCCAGCGCAACATCCGAGCACACGGGCCTGCACCTCATCGAGAGCGCAGACGCCGCCACGCCCGCCGACGACGCCGTTCTCGTGCTCGCCACGACTCCGCGCCCCGCCGTGTCCAACATCGTGAACGTCTCGATAGGCGAGGATGACGACCTTGCGCTGCGTCTGCGCACGGCGCTCGAGAGCTCCCGCTCCAAGCCGCCCGTCATTCGCATCGAGCTTCCCGCGGGCTCTTACGACGGCTCGTTCACCGTGAACGACTCGCAGATGCTCGCCGTCTCGCTCATCGACGCCCTCTGCTCCGCCCTGGCATAG
- a CDS encoding polyprenyl synthetase family protein, with protein MSENPFVAYLKERLPLVESALDGAAARPLASKIEPEADLERYLYAPLAGFTKGGGKRVRPVLCLLSAEATGGKASLALAPAVGIELFQSAALIHDDIADESELRRGAPCLYLTEGTGLATNMGDLALTQVFEVVLGDAALPAERKASVLAELVSMERHTLEGQALDLGWARDGRWDVTEADYLYMVTSKTAHYTAASPLAIGAVAAGATREAVEGLRQVGVSAGIAFQLQDDLLNLVGDAEAQGKDFRSDITEGKRTLAVVYALANLAEAERAELVAILESTTTEDDKLARAVELIEAGGGIAHCEQLADREAARAEQGARTLADKGLITHEAAELLCAMARFFVRRSS; from the coding sequence GTGAGCGAGAACCCCTTCGTCGCCTACCTCAAGGAGCGCCTCCCGCTCGTCGAGTCCGCGCTCGACGGCGCGGCGGCGCGTCCCCTCGCCAGCAAGATCGAGCCTGAGGCCGACCTCGAGCGCTACCTGTACGCGCCTCTCGCCGGCTTCACCAAGGGTGGCGGCAAGCGCGTCCGCCCCGTCCTGTGCCTTCTCAGCGCAGAGGCCACGGGCGGCAAGGCGAGCCTTGCCCTGGCGCCGGCGGTGGGCATCGAGCTGTTCCAGAGCGCCGCGCTCATCCACGACGACATAGCCGACGAGAGCGAGCTGCGCCGCGGAGCGCCCTGCCTGTACCTCACGGAGGGCACGGGGCTCGCCACCAACATGGGAGACCTCGCCCTCACGCAGGTGTTCGAGGTCGTTCTCGGCGACGCGGCGCTACCCGCCGAGCGCAAGGCAAGCGTCCTTGCCGAGCTCGTCTCCATGGAGCGCCACACTCTCGAGGGCCAAGCGCTCGACCTGGGCTGGGCGCGCGACGGCCGCTGGGACGTCACCGAGGCCGACTACCTCTACATGGTGACGAGCAAGACGGCCCACTACACGGCCGCCTCCCCCCTCGCCATCGGCGCCGTGGCGGCTGGCGCCACGAGAGAGGCGGTCGAGGGCCTGCGGCAGGTGGGCGTGAGTGCTGGCATAGCCTTCCAGCTGCAGGACGACCTGCTCAACCTCGTCGGCGACGCCGAGGCCCAGGGCAAGGACTTCAGAAGCGACATCACCGAGGGCAAGCGAACGCTCGCCGTGGTCTACGCCCTCGCAAACCTGGCAGAGGCCGAGCGCGCCGAGCTCGTCGCCATTCTCGAGAGCACAACGACCGAGGATGACAAGCTCGCACGTGCCGTCGAGCTCATCGAGGCAGGCGGCGGCATCGCCCACTGCGAGCAGCTCGCAGACAGGGAGGCCGCGCGCGCCGAGCAGGGCGCCCGCACGCTCGCGGACAAGGGCCTCATCACGCACGAGGCCGCCGAGCTGCTCTGCGCCATGGCGCGGTTCTTCGTGAGGCGCTCGAGTTAG
- the galE gene encoding UDP-glucose 4-epimerase GalE, translating into MSEKIEPKDTCVLVTGGAGFIGSHTVVELLQDGYQVVIVDDLSNASEKVLDRIDTIVGEEASSRLTFYRADVNDREALECIFDENDIDRVIHFAGFKAVGESVSKPIEYYTNNLGNTLTLVDVMREHGCKSIIFSSSATVYGDPDSLPLTEASPKKMATNPYGWTKWMIEQILTDLHTADPEWNVVLLRYFNPIGAHPSGLMGEDPKGIPNNLLPYVAQTAIGKRSEVHVFGNDYPTPDGTGVRDYIHVCDLASGHAAALAWMNGREGVEVFNLGTGRGTSVLEIIAAFSKACGHEVPYVIDPRRPGDVAENYADCTKAKEQMGWEAKYDIDDMCRDSWNWQSKNPNGFEE; encoded by the coding sequence ATGAGCGAAAAGATCGAACCCAAGGACACGTGCGTGCTCGTCACCGGCGGCGCCGGCTTCATCGGCTCCCACACCGTCGTCGAGCTGCTCCAGGACGGCTACCAGGTCGTCATCGTCGACGACCTCTCCAACGCCTCCGAGAAGGTCCTCGATCGCATCGACACCATCGTGGGCGAAGAGGCCTCCTCGCGCCTCACCTTCTACCGCGCCGACGTGAACGACCGCGAGGCCCTCGAGTGCATCTTTGACGAGAACGACATCGACCGCGTGATTCACTTCGCCGGCTTCAAGGCCGTGGGCGAGTCCGTCTCCAAGCCCATCGAGTACTACACGAACAACCTGGGCAACACGCTCACGCTCGTCGACGTCATGCGCGAGCACGGCTGCAAGTCCATCATCTTCTCCAGCTCCGCCACGGTCTACGGCGACCCGGACTCGCTGCCCCTCACCGAGGCCAGCCCCAAGAAGATGGCCACGAACCCCTACGGCTGGACCAAGTGGATGATCGAGCAGATCCTCACGGACCTCCACACGGCCGACCCCGAGTGGAACGTCGTGCTGCTCCGCTACTTCAACCCCATCGGAGCCCACCCCAGCGGACTCATGGGCGAGGACCCCAAGGGCATCCCCAACAACCTGCTGCCCTACGTGGCCCAGACGGCCATCGGCAAGCGCAGCGAGGTCCACGTCTTTGGCAACGACTACCCCACGCCCGACGGCACGGGCGTGCGTGACTACATCCACGTCTGCGACCTGGCAAGCGGCCACGCCGCCGCCCTTGCGTGGATGAACGGCCGCGAGGGCGTCGAGGTCTTCAACCTCGGCACCGGCCGCGGCACCTCCGTGCTCGAGATCATCGCCGCCTTCTCGAAGGCCTGCGGCCACGAGGTCCCCTACGTCATCGACCCGCGCCGTCCCGGCGACGTGGCCGAGAACTACGCCGACTGCACCAAGGCCAAGGAGCAGATGGGCTGGGAGGCCAAGTACGACATCGACGACATGTGCCGCGACTCCTGGAACTGGCAGTCCAAGAACCCGAACGGCTTCGAGGAGTAG
- a CDS encoding CHAP domain-containing protein — protein MSRTPDRSHKGDSIAPSGLMTRRAALKAMLGITAVTAGLVSSPLRALAAEASRETTEALNSAQAQLDEAQKKLDAISDEFVSLNEQLNDTVSQIEQVQASIDDTQSQIEAKQADIADKQDVLASRISSSYKTGNADFLSLILNASSFEELSNNLFYLGKINASDEQLINDVKQAKAELDAQKAQLESQKADLEQLKEQQSQELAAVQAKQDEASAVVANLSDDVRALMEKRDAEVLAAAEEEKRQAAAAEAARKAAAASASSGSSGVSGTISSGNASSKGQAIVNACYQVGSPGSGLCAMWVSQVYSRAGYGYPGGNANNMYWNYCTSSNKGDLQPGMIIAVSTWTGTSAGRIYGHVGIYIGGGMVMHNVGSIQTMGLDAWINTYGTTVTPRWGWAA, from the coding sequence ATGTCACGAACCCCCGACCGCTCCCACAAGGGCGATTCCATAGCACCCAGCGGCCTCATGACCCGCCGCGCCGCCCTCAAGGCGATGCTTGGCATCACGGCCGTGACGGCCGGCCTCGTCTCCAGCCCGCTGCGCGCCCTCGCCGCCGAGGCGTCCCGCGAAACCACGGAGGCCCTCAACTCCGCGCAGGCGCAGCTCGACGAGGCGCAGAAGAAGCTCGACGCCATCTCCGACGAGTTCGTCTCCCTGAACGAGCAGCTCAACGACACCGTGAGCCAGATCGAGCAGGTCCAGGCAAGCATCGACGACACCCAGTCGCAGATCGAGGCCAAGCAGGCAGACATCGCCGACAAGCAGGACGTCCTCGCCAGCCGCATCTCCAGCAGCTACAAGACCGGCAACGCCGACTTCCTGTCGCTCATCCTGAACGCCTCCAGCTTCGAGGAGCTCTCCAACAACCTGTTCTACCTCGGCAAGATCAACGCGAGCGACGAGCAGCTCATCAACGACGTCAAGCAGGCCAAGGCCGAGCTCGACGCCCAGAAGGCCCAGCTCGAGAGCCAGAAGGCCGACCTCGAGCAGCTCAAGGAGCAGCAGAGCCAGGAGCTCGCCGCCGTCCAGGCGAAGCAGGACGAGGCATCGGCCGTCGTCGCGAACCTCTCCGACGACGTGCGCGCCCTCATGGAGAAGCGCGACGCCGAGGTTCTCGCCGCCGCCGAGGAGGAGAAGCGCCAGGCCGCGGCCGCCGAGGCGGCCCGCAAGGCTGCCGCCGCAAGCGCAAGCTCCGGCAGCTCCGGCGTCAGCGGCACCATCAGCTCGGGCAACGCCAGCTCAAAGGGCCAGGCCATCGTCAACGCCTGCTACCAGGTGGGCTCGCCGGGCAGCGGCCTGTGCGCCATGTGGGTCTCGCAGGTCTACTCGCGCGCCGGCTACGGCTATCCGGGCGGCAACGCCAACAACATGTACTGGAACTACTGCACGAGCTCCAACAAGGGCGACCTGCAGCCGGGCATGATCATCGCCGTCTCCACGTGGACCGGCACGTCTGCCGGCAGGATCTACGGGCATGTGGGCATCTACATCGGCGGCGGCATGGTCATGCACAACGTGGGCTCCATCCAGACCATGGGGCTCGACGCCTGGATCAACACCTACGGCACAACCGTCACCCCGCGCTGGGGCTGGGCCGCATAG
- a CDS encoding pyridoxamine 5'-phosphate oxidase family protein, with protein MDSTKAGLETALTYLTSVPAWYLATSVDGQPHVRPFSFAAIQDGRLWFCTATTKDVWDELTQNQRFEATSWWPGHGWLILRGRAGLEDHANPQMREAGWRHLEGLGEHYDGPSDPTLTFFSVEESQAWICNHDEWQPLDL; from the coding sequence ATGGACTCAACCAAGGCCGGCCTTGAGACCGCGCTCACCTACCTCACGTCGGTTCCGGCGTGGTACCTGGCCACCTCCGTCGACGGCCAGCCGCACGTGCGCCCCTTCTCCTTCGCCGCCATCCAGGACGGCAGGCTCTGGTTCTGCACCGCCACCACGAAGGACGTCTGGGACGAGCTCACCCAAAACCAGCGCTTCGAGGCAACGTCTTGGTGGCCGGGGCACGGCTGGCTCATTCTGCGCGGCCGCGCCGGACTTGAGGACCACGCGAACCCGCAGATGCGTGAGGCGGGCTGGCGCCATCTCGAGGGACTGGGCGAGCACTACGACGGGCCGAGTGACCCCACCCTCACGTTCTTCAGCGTCGAGGAGTCCCAGGCCTGGATCTGCAACCACGATGAGTGGCAGCCGCTCGACCTGTAG
- a CDS encoding energy-coupling factor transporter transmembrane protein EcfT, with translation MSTTFTFGSYVPGTSALHRLDPRTKLLLGIAFLVLTLQARDFTGLVPTLAAIVVLYAWARISPAQALRALAPTLGIVVLVSLLRLFTQQGGTMLVSWGIVQISTGSLHAASLTAVRIALMMMGMALVTMVTPTLDLTKALESLLSPLARFGVPAHELGMIAGIALRFVPQLVSEMNDIRLAQQSRGARLSGSPVRGIRQVSSVAVPLMAGVFRHAETLSEAMDARCYHGQLGTTSLRPLRLHARDAIAVLVYVALLAATLAINAVC, from the coding sequence ATGAGCACGACGTTCACGTTTGGCAGCTACGTCCCCGGGACGTCTGCGCTCCACCGCCTCGACCCCAGAACGAAGCTCTTGCTGGGCATCGCGTTTCTCGTGCTCACGCTCCAGGCGCGCGACTTCACCGGGCTCGTGCCCACGCTTGCGGCCATCGTCGTCCTGTACGCCTGGGCGCGCATCTCACCCGCCCAGGCACTCCGCGCCCTTGCGCCCACGCTGGGCATCGTCGTGCTCGTCTCCCTGCTCAGGCTCTTCACGCAGCAGGGAGGCACCATGCTCGTGAGCTGGGGCATCGTGCAGATCAGCACGGGCAGCCTGCACGCGGCCTCGCTCACGGCCGTGCGCATCGCGCTCATGATGATGGGAATGGCCCTCGTCACGATGGTCACGCCCACGCTCGACCTCACGAAGGCGCTCGAGAGCCTCCTCTCGCCCCTGGCGCGCTTCGGCGTGCCGGCGCACGAGCTCGGCATGATCGCCGGCATCGCCCTGCGCTTCGTTCCCCAGCTCGTCTCCGAGATGAACGACATCCGCCTGGCCCAGCAAAGCCGCGGGGCCCGCCTCTCGGGAAGTCCCGTGAGGGGCATCCGCCAGGTCTCGAGCGTGGCCGTGCCGCTCATGGCGGGCGTGTTCCGACACGCCGAGACGCTGAGCGAGGCCATGGATGCCCGCTGCTACCACGGGCAGCTTGGAACGACGAGCCTTCGCCCCCTTCGCCTTCACGCGCGAGACGCCATAGCCGTACTCGTCTACGTCGCCCTTCTCGCGGCGACGCTCGCCATCAACGCCGTCTGCTGA